A region of Halalkaliarchaeum desulfuricum DNA encodes the following proteins:
- a CDS encoding helix-turn-helix domain-containing protein encodes MGLHQASFRIRHECPYRELAERYPDLTIREWYLSDCQVLELSSASAPTEDLLGDIGHLGTVLHQSVDDSGLHVVMQSCLCSLEDSIIELFEKHNCLYQPPTVHRHGWEHYTVIAFEEEAIRTVYEELEADREIEVLSKTGLEETQIPHTMLAPVDQLFESITDRQLEALRLALDNGYYEQPRQTSITDLAAQTTVARSTYEEHLRKAENKLIKNAGQFVRLLIGTEGSSGLDATTSSTVPVAETD; translated from the coding sequence ATGGGACTCCATCAGGCGTCATTTCGTATCCGCCACGAGTGTCCGTATCGAGAACTCGCAGAACGATATCCTGACCTGACGATCCGTGAGTGGTATTTGAGCGACTGTCAGGTGCTGGAGCTCTCTTCGGCTTCGGCCCCAACCGAAGACCTTCTTGGTGACATCGGTCATCTCGGCACAGTACTCCATCAGTCGGTCGATGATTCAGGATTGCACGTCGTGATGCAGTCGTGTCTGTGCTCACTGGAGGATTCGATCATCGAACTGTTCGAGAAACATAACTGCCTGTACCAACCACCGACCGTCCATCGTCACGGCTGGGAACACTACACAGTAATCGCATTCGAAGAGGAGGCTATCCGTACTGTATACGAGGAGCTCGAAGCCGATCGGGAGATTGAGGTGCTTTCCAAGACAGGCCTGGAGGAAACACAGATTCCCCACACCATGTTAGCGCCCGTCGATCAACTCTTCGAGAGCATTACTGATCGGCAACTCGAGGCCCTCCGTCTCGCGTTGGATAATGGGTATTACGAGCAACCGAGACAGACGTCAATCACCGATCTCGCAGCGCAGACAACAGTCGCTCGTTCGACGTACGAAGAGCATCTCCGGAAGGCTGAAAACAAACTCATCAAGAACGCCGGACAGTTTGTCCGCCTTCTGATCGGCACTGAAGGATCGAGTGGTCTTGATGCGACCACGTCTTCCACAGTCCCAGTCGCTGAAACTGACTGA
- a CDS encoding winged helix-turn-helix domain-containing protein, whose product MSETDRHPTADVRQPEPPLPEESGLTLEEYLAMQQAIGHPTRFRILRTIVANDELSASDLKAAVDVESHNFHYHLDELVDVGLVDKRQRRTADSHGFYTYYRPTAMGSGILEHGVEELMRREREFNDAYS is encoded by the coding sequence ATGTCCGAAACCGATCGCCATCCAACAGCGGACGTTCGCCAACCGGAGCCGCCGCTTCCCGAAGAGAGTGGGCTGACGCTTGAGGAGTACCTCGCGATGCAACAGGCGATCGGACATCCGACTCGATTTCGGATCCTGCGCACGATCGTCGCCAACGACGAACTGAGCGCCTCGGATCTCAAGGCTGCGGTTGACGTCGAATCACACAATTTCCATTACCATCTCGACGAACTGGTCGATGTCGGACTCGTCGACAAGCGCCAGCGGCGGACTGCTGACAGCCACGGCTTCTACACGTATTATCGACCGACAGCGATGGGGAGCGGCATCCTCGAACACGGTGTCGAGGAGCTGATGCGCCGTGAACGAGAGTTCAACGACGCTTATTCTTGA
- a CDS encoding RNA-guided endonuclease InsQ/TnpB family protein encodes MSNQVVTRTFKASICNHSQVREDLDSHGFAASKLWNVGRWTIQRVWDAIGQIPSGDDLCSYLKHHDCYGDLHSQSSQRVLQELGEAFDSWYGQDDPDANPPGYRKHGDDHPRSTVTWKNHGFKLDTEHSRVRLSKGTNMKASRYAADYILCEYRLQTDDGRTLAAVDSVQTVRAVWTGEQWELHFVCKLRSETAESPGEKTAGVDLGICNTAAVSVGDETLLYPGNALKEDAHYFRQEEYDTQGETGPSHHAQWAREKNSRRKDHFLHAVSKDIVEQCGDRDVGTIAVGDPKTVREDQDWGRHGNKRLHDWAFETLLSYIEYKAEDRGIEVERVDEAGLKTSKTCCVCGREADSNRVERGLYVCDECGLVANSDLNGAENMRATVTPNPARDRSNGCLAQPSVRLFDKSTGQVAPQEQVVS; translated from the coding sequence ATGTCGAATCAGGTCGTCACTCGGACGTTCAAAGCGAGTATCTGCAATCACTCGCAAGTCCGTGAGGACCTCGATTCGCATGGCTTTGCCGCATCGAAACTGTGGAACGTCGGGCGGTGGACAATCCAACGTGTCTGGGATGCCATCGGCCAGATTCCCAGTGGGGACGATCTCTGTTCGTATCTCAAACACCACGACTGCTACGGGGATTTGCACTCACAATCCAGTCAACGAGTTCTTCAGGAACTCGGTGAAGCGTTCGACTCGTGGTACGGGCAGGACGACCCGGATGCGAACCCCCCCGGCTACCGCAAACACGGCGACGACCATCCACGCTCGACGGTGACGTGGAAAAACCACGGCTTCAAACTCGACACCGAGCACAGCCGTGTTCGTCTCTCCAAAGGGACGAATATGAAAGCCTCTCGGTACGCCGCTGACTACATCCTGTGTGAATACAGGCTCCAGACGGACGACGGTCGGACGCTAGCTGCTGTCGACAGCGTTCAGACCGTCCGTGCTGTCTGGACTGGCGAGCAGTGGGAGTTGCACTTCGTGTGTAAACTGCGGAGTGAGACCGCCGAGTCTCCCGGTGAGAAAACCGCGGGCGTCGACCTCGGGATCTGCAACACTGCAGCTGTCTCTGTCGGTGACGAGACGCTGTTGTATCCGGGAAACGCGCTGAAAGAAGACGCCCACTACTTCCGGCAGGAAGAATACGACACACAGGGCGAAACCGGGCCGAGCCACCACGCACAGTGGGCGCGAGAGAAGAACTCCCGACGGAAAGATCACTTTCTGCACGCGGTATCGAAAGATATTGTCGAGCAGTGTGGTGACCGGGATGTCGGGACAATCGCAGTCGGGGATCCGAAAACCGTTCGTGAGGACCAAGACTGGGGACGCCACGGGAACAAGCGGTTGCACGACTGGGCGTTTGAAACGCTTCTCAGCTACATTGAATACAAGGCCGAAGACCGTGGGATCGAGGTTGAACGGGTGGATGAAGCGGGACTGAAAACGTCGAAAACGTGCTGTGTGTGTGGGAGGGAAGCTGATTCGAACCGCGTCGAGCGTGGGCTGTACGTCTGTGATGAGTGTGGACTGGTGGCGAATAGTGATCTGAATGGGGCGGAGAATATGCGAGCGACGGTAACTCCGAATCCCGCACGGGATAGGAGTAACGGCTGTTTGGCACAGCCATCGGTGCGCCTGTTCGACAAATCAACGGGGCAAGTCGCCCCACAAGAACAGGTCGTCTCGTAA
- the merB gene encoding organomercurial lyase yields MSVACFYDAVILAALSDREVDIRTESPDGTVIEARAVGSDQLTVTPGGAVFSFGIDEGVNPPPDGGPTLEQGYAAICPYVKAFPSREAYRRWAETVPAATVAMPLSGATELAGELVGDQSS; encoded by the coding sequence ATGAGCGTCGCGTGTTTTTACGACGCAGTCATCCTGGCTGCGCTCTCGGATCGGGAGGTCGACATTCGCACTGAAAGTCCCGACGGGACTGTCATCGAAGCGCGTGCCGTCGGGAGTGACCAGCTTACGGTAACACCCGGGGGCGCCGTGTTTTCCTTCGGAATCGACGAGGGTGTGAACCCCCCACCAGACGGGGGACCCACGCTCGAACAGGGATACGCGGCGATCTGCCCGTACGTCAAAGCGTTTCCGAGCCGTGAAGCATACCGACGCTGGGCCGAGACCGTCCCTGCCGCCACTGTCGCGATGCCGCTTTCGGGGGCCACTGAACTGGCGGGAGAACTCGTGGGAGACCAGTCTTCGTGA
- a CDS encoding aminotransferase class V-fold PLP-dependent enzyme — translation MIYLDHAATTKPHDDVIAAMEPYLREQYHNPSAQYASSAADGVRTARQQVADLLGTSTESIVVTGGGSEADNLALKGVFDHNTRGHLVTSTEKAGRVPRGRPKIREFRDHENLRFSNDLTPRVNAVSSIRRVQYVRYTVQSSG, via the coding sequence ATGATTTACCTCGATCACGCTGCGACGACGAAACCCCACGACGACGTTATTGCGGCTATGGAGCCGTACTTGCGAGAGCAGTATCACAACCCGTCCGCCCAGTACGCGTCGAGTGCCGCTGACGGGGTCCGAACGGCGAGACAACAGGTGGCAGACCTGCTTGGGACATCGACGGAATCAATTGTCGTGACCGGTGGAGGAAGTGAAGCCGATAACCTCGCACTCAAAGGCGTGTTCGATCACAACACGCGTGGACACCTGGTCACGTCTACAGAGAAAGCAGGCAGAGTGCCTCGGGGTCGTCCGAAAATCAGAGAATTTCGGGATCACGAGAATCTCCGATTCTCGAACGACTTGACCCCGAGGGTGAATGCCGTAAGCTCTATTAGACGTGTTCAGTACGTTCGATATACTGTTCAATCGTCTGGCTAG
- a CDS encoding SWIM zinc finger family protein, whose product MEQNPTLTEAAIERLARSQSFDRGEDYYERGAVIDAARRGTLLRAEVEGSQYEPYQVQIELDETGIVDTACSCPYDHGGICKHRVAVLLTYVRDPDEIDQRPPTSELIADTDPELLRDLLVDLVEKYPELADQVESRLETAESGDVDGDSYDRTPDINRESIRQQVQYVLRPTEGQSAHAYDPYAAVETDVGKLRDLLHQAWSAINAGDGETALDILEPLADELMDGEWLALSYDDSNAIFEFFDEVDRALAEALLTTDLSESGRADWEDRLWRWENEMGSYTHQPPYSVALEAAQRGWNFEPVQRAMRGDASYADLWEGDPPWYAEEFIRARLNVLERQDRIEEYLNLAAAADLIDAYVTKLVEEGRIDEAIEYGHNNLYSPDEALTLARALRNHDRPQAALEIAQNGLTLEGSGKAELAEWLRDRASSLGEREVALEAAIAAFNASPTLSAYQATEELAGEEWPDVREELLTSLRNKDTTQRVAPRHAEIFLYADRYDEAIAIADCFDDYKVVEPVVEDVWEEHPHWTIDVCKEQAEPIIDEGQSQQYHHAVNWLEIAGKAAEAAGVLDEWRTYVEDLRDEHYQKYKLRPMLEELLEEFAK is encoded by the coding sequence ATGGAACAGAACCCGACACTCACTGAAGCAGCAATCGAGCGTCTGGCACGGTCGCAGTCCTTTGATCGGGGTGAAGACTACTACGAGCGGGGCGCAGTCATCGACGCTGCTCGCCGTGGTACTCTGCTGCGAGCCGAGGTCGAGGGGAGCCAGTACGAACCCTACCAAGTGCAGATCGAACTCGATGAAACCGGTATCGTCGACACGGCGTGTTCCTGTCCGTACGATCACGGCGGGATCTGCAAGCATCGCGTCGCCGTCCTCCTGACGTACGTCCGCGATCCCGACGAGATCGATCAGCGACCGCCCACCTCTGAGTTGATCGCCGATACGGATCCCGAACTGCTGCGGGATCTGCTCGTCGATCTCGTGGAGAAGTACCCGGAACTGGCAGACCAGGTCGAATCTCGACTCGAAACAGCAGAATCCGGAGACGTAGACGGCGACTCATACGACCGAACACCCGACATCAACCGGGAGTCGATCCGACAGCAGGTGCAGTACGTCCTTCGTCCAACGGAAGGACAAAGCGCCCACGCGTACGACCCGTATGCGGCCGTCGAGACCGACGTCGGGAAGCTCCGGGATCTCCTCCACCAAGCGTGGTCCGCGATCAACGCCGGCGATGGCGAGACGGCGCTGGACATCCTCGAACCCCTCGCCGACGAACTGATGGACGGAGAGTGGCTGGCCCTTTCATACGACGATTCCAACGCAATCTTCGAATTTTTTGACGAGGTCGACAGGGCGTTGGCCGAAGCGCTACTCACAACCGATCTCTCGGAATCGGGACGCGCCGACTGGGAGGACCGCCTCTGGCGGTGGGAGAACGAGATGGGGAGTTATACGCATCAGCCACCGTACAGCGTCGCCCTCGAAGCCGCCCAGCGGGGGTGGAACTTCGAGCCGGTCCAGCGAGCGATGCGCGGCGATGCCAGCTACGCCGACCTCTGGGAAGGCGATCCACCCTGGTACGCCGAGGAGTTCATCAGAGCCCGCCTCAACGTCCTCGAACGCCAGGACCGCATCGAGGAGTACCTGAATCTGGCGGCGGCCGCCGACCTGATCGACGCGTACGTGACCAAGCTCGTCGAGGAAGGCCGGATCGACGAGGCGATTGAGTACGGCCATAACAACCTGTACTCGCCAGACGAAGCACTCACGCTGGCCAGAGCACTCCGGAACCACGACCGGCCACAGGCAGCCCTGGAGATCGCCCAGAATGGGTTGACTCTCGAGGGGAGCGGGAAGGCGGAACTGGCCGAATGGCTGCGCGACCGAGCCAGCAGTCTGGGCGAACGCGAGGTCGCACTGGAGGCGGCTATCGCGGCGTTCAACGCCTCCCCGACGCTTTCGGCCTACCAAGCAACGGAGGAACTCGCCGGTGAAGAGTGGCCGGACGTTCGTGAGGAGTTACTGACGTCTCTTCGAAACAAGGACACGACCCAGCGGGTCGCGCCGCGACACGCCGAGATCTTCCTGTATGCGGACCGGTACGACGAGGCGATCGCCATCGCAGACTGCTTTGACGACTACAAGGTGGTCGAGCCGGTCGTCGAGGACGTTTGGGAGGAGCACCCACACTGGACGATCGACGTCTGCAAGGAGCAGGCCGAGCCGATCATCGATGAAGGCCAATCACAGCAGTATCATCACGCCGTGAATTGGCTGGAAATCGCTGGCAAAGCAGCCGAGGCCGCAGGCGTACTCGACGAGTGGCGTACCTACGTCGAGGATCTCCGGGACGAACACTATCAAAAGTACAAGCTCCGTCCGATGCTTGAGGAACTGTTGGAGGAATTCGCGAAGTAA
- a CDS encoding IS1595 family transposase (programmed frameshift), with protein sequence MDRDSVEVFLPDPDECYERLRRARFGATVSCVYCGESDPVIKKGTTGKGAQQYRCKECETYFNDLTGSFFEHRKFPIEEMFYMIKEMRSVPTAQIASELERDYEAVLNFRHDLQELCGELDDLVLSDVCEADEIYVTAGEKGIEKEDESPRSRGLKKKGRGSFESDKPPVVTLVRRSDGRVEFLVRENLQDVDEEIADKGDKTVILCTDDYTIYDEIDEYDGIDAHLAITHDETYVIGDAHVNSCENRHSFLRQWLAKFRGVSKHHLQGYLNFLSLLLNDRTDWFSKILSYESSR encoded by the exons ATGGATAGGGATTCGGTAGAAGTGTTCCTTCCTGATCCGGACGAGTGTTATGAGCGACTCCGTCGCGCCCGCTTCGGCGCGACGGTGTCGTGCGTCTACTGCGGGGAGAGTGATCCGGTCATCAAGAAAGGAACGACGGGGAAAGGCGCCCAACAGTACCGCTGTAAGGAGTGCGAGACGTATTTTAATGATCTCACGGGCTCGTTTTTCGAGCATCGGAAGTTCCCGATCGAGGAGATGTTCTACATGATCAAGGAGATGCGATCTGTGCCGACCGCACAGATCGCCTCGGAGCTTGAACGGGACTACGAGGCGGTGTTGAACTTCCGCCACGATCTGCAGGAGTTGTGCGGTGAGCTGGATGATCTTGTGCTTTCAGATGTGTGTGAAGCCGACGAGATCTATGTGACGGCAGGTGAGAAAGGGATCGAAAAGGAAGATGAGAGTCCGCGCTCGCGCGGACTCA AAAAAAAGGGACGAGGAAGCTTCGAGTCGGACAAACCGCCAGTCGTGACACTCGTCCGTCGGAGCGACGGACGAGTTGAGTTTCTGGTGCGAGAGAATCTCCAAGATGTGGACGAAGAGATCGCCGACAAAGGTGACAAGACGGTAATTCTGTGTACGGACGATTACACGATCTACGATGAGATCGACGAGTACGACGGGATTGATGCTCATCTGGCGATCACGCACGATGAAACGTACGTGATCGGCGACGCTCACGTCAACAGCTGCGAGAACCGCCATAGCTTCCTTCGCCAGTGGCTGGCGAAGTTCAGAGGCGTCTCGAAGCATCATCTTCAGGGATACCTCAACTTTCTGTCGCTCTTGTTGAACGATCGAACCGACTGGTTCAGCAAAATCTTGAGTTACGAGTCATCGAGATGA
- a CDS encoding MFS transporter, with product MSSGYTQGIRANWTQFLLQVLTVFAVGLTMGSQRTVVPVMGEETFGITSFLVIGSFVVSFGIVKAVLNLYSGKWADAYGRKPILILGWVSALPIPFILIFAPSWEWIVAGNLLLGVNQGVAWSMSMISKIELAGPGQRGLAAGIDEAFGYTGVAVGAWLTGVIAAAYSLRPEPFYFLLLVLIVAMLIAIFFIEETLPYAKAEAAQPDGGDEQPSDDADLPFAEIVKQATYGDRTLFTAAQAGHVENFVDTLVWIAFPLFLFAQGLDTAQIGVVVGVHSAAYFLQVYTGRLGDQIGRKPPIVVGFFLAGGGILGMMFVEGYLAWAVMSGIAGVGMALHYPNLISVASDAAHPLWRSTGLGVYRLWRDLGYAVGAILIGLTMDLLYIEAAFYGTAIAMFISGGLVVLLLEETHPEFGTHERPSLSQADD from the coding sequence ATGAGTTCGGGCTACACACAAGGGATTCGAGCAAACTGGACGCAGTTCTTGCTCCAGGTGCTGACGGTGTTTGCGGTCGGTCTCACGATGGGGTCACAACGAACCGTCGTACCCGTTATGGGGGAGGAGACGTTCGGAATCACATCGTTCCTCGTCATCGGATCGTTCGTCGTGAGCTTCGGCATCGTCAAAGCAGTTCTCAATCTTTACTCCGGAAAATGGGCGGATGCGTACGGTCGAAAGCCGATCCTGATTCTGGGGTGGGTGTCGGCACTCCCGATCCCGTTCATTCTGATCTTCGCTCCGAGTTGGGAGTGGATCGTCGCCGGAAACCTTCTCCTCGGCGTCAACCAGGGTGTCGCCTGGAGCATGAGTATGATCTCGAAGATCGAACTCGCCGGTCCAGGGCAGCGTGGGCTGGCAGCCGGCATCGACGAGGCGTTCGGCTACACCGGCGTCGCTGTCGGGGCGTGGCTGACCGGCGTCATCGCCGCTGCCTACAGTCTCCGACCGGAACCGTTCTACTTCCTGCTGTTGGTGCTTATCGTTGCCATGCTGATTGCCATCTTCTTTATCGAGGAGACGCTGCCGTATGCGAAGGCGGAAGCCGCACAACCCGACGGTGGGGACGAGCAACCGAGTGACGATGCGGATCTCCCGTTCGCGGAAATCGTCAAACAGGCGACCTACGGCGACCGGACACTGTTTACTGCTGCGCAGGCTGGCCACGTCGAAAACTTCGTGGATACACTCGTCTGGATCGCTTTCCCGCTGTTCCTCTTTGCACAAGGTCTTGACACGGCACAGATCGGTGTCGTCGTCGGTGTCCACAGTGCGGCGTACTTCTTGCAGGTGTATACCGGCAGACTCGGTGACCAGATCGGTCGAAAGCCACCGATTGTCGTCGGGTTCTTCCTTGCCGGCGGCGGCATCCTCGGAATGATGTTTGTCGAAGGCTATCTGGCCTGGGCCGTGATGTCCGGCATCGCCGGTGTGGGAATGGCGTTACATTACCCGAACCTGATTTCGGTTGCCAGCGATGCTGCCCATCCCCTTTGGCGTTCGACGGGCCTGGGGGTCTATCGGTTGTGGCGCGACCTTGGCTACGCGGTCGGAGCAATCCTGATCGGTCTCACGATGGATCTGCTGTACATCGAGGCAGCCTTCTATGGAACTGCGATAGCGATGTTCATCTCCGGTGGGCTGGTTGTCCTGCTGCTGGAGGAAACGCATCCGGAGTTTGGAACGCACGAACGGCCATCGCTCTCACAGGCAGACGATTAA
- a CDS encoding MBL fold metallo-hydrolase: MPSITPGTLGNRLFGSQEPPLILDIRHSDEFEEWHIPESKNIDVYDELTEDAEAARSQLSELPSDQDIVTVCAAGGVSQTATELLEEMGRDALTLVDGMNGWSRVHRSAPVNIDIDGNLLQVARPGKGCLSYILISDGEAAVFEPSHYPEEYEERIEDEGAELVGVFDTHAHADHVSGGRDLADRNDVPYHLHPADATLLDATSLEDGQQLTIGNVSVEVIHTPGHSPGGVTYAVGGDGLLTGDTLFHKSVGRVELGVEAGIEDTDVEENAATLYESLQRLRQRSGNPLVLPAHDPASPEPPVTARLSEVEAQNDDLGRNRESFIEDLASDIPDHPPNFQRVKRVNIGDESVDDDELSSLELGPNRCAAE; the protein is encoded by the coding sequence ATGCCATCGATTACACCCGGCACACTCGGAAATCGGCTATTCGGCAGCCAGGAACCACCCTTGATTCTGGATATTCGGCACAGTGATGAGTTCGAGGAGTGGCATATTCCCGAAAGCAAAAACATCGACGTTTACGATGAACTCACAGAAGACGCCGAAGCGGCCCGATCGCAGCTTTCAGAGCTCCCATCCGATCAGGATATCGTGACGGTCTGTGCTGCTGGCGGTGTTTCGCAGACGGCGACTGAACTCCTCGAAGAGATGGGACGGGACGCACTGACGCTCGTCGATGGAATGAACGGCTGGAGTCGCGTGCATCGTTCCGCACCTGTGAATATCGATATCGACGGAAACCTGCTACAGGTCGCCCGCCCGGGCAAAGGCTGTCTCTCGTACATTCTTATCTCGGATGGTGAGGCGGCTGTATTCGAGCCCTCACACTATCCGGAAGAGTACGAAGAACGTATCGAAGACGAGGGTGCAGAACTCGTTGGCGTCTTCGATACGCACGCTCACGCCGATCACGTCTCCGGCGGACGCGACCTTGCTGACCGAAATGACGTGCCGTACCATCTTCATCCCGCGGATGCAACGTTGCTTGATGCGACATCACTGGAAGACGGTCAGCAGCTCACTATCGGGAACGTGAGTGTCGAGGTGATCCATACACCGGGACACAGCCCGGGTGGCGTAACGTACGCAGTCGGTGGTGATGGACTCCTGACCGGCGATACGCTCTTCCATAAAAGCGTCGGACGGGTCGAACTCGGTGTCGAAGCGGGCATCGAAGACACGGATGTTGAAGAGAATGCAGCCACGCTGTACGAGAGCCTACAGCGACTCCGGCAGCGTAGCGGTAATCCATTAGTTCTTCCGGCACATGATCCGGCATCTCCCGAACCTCCAGTTACGGCACGGTTGAGCGAGGTCGAAGCGCAGAACGACGACCTCGGACGAAACCGCGAATCGTTCATCGAAGATCTTGCGTCCGATATTCCGGACCACCCCCCAAATTTCCAGCGTGTCAAGCGAGTTAATATTGGGGACGAATCCGTCGATGATGACGAGCTATCAAGTCTCGAACTGGGACCGAACCGCTGTGCTGCTGAATAA
- a CDS encoding DUF7509 family protein — protein MRQRIIDNLPRATRDSDALAPVRREQFLVYLMGPYRTFDVDALLPADADVETDAPSFATWDETSGEYAEDDVLRLLQETRDCLRDRGFNAFLAIDVGISLDEIDAATQSIAFAQASNATIFIAPQVGDNLGVGIEIGSVLEDLLSTDAMRGPAADATPPERARRIMVATEPSVRSAMLGAVNTRWDASVRTFTDAKDCCRLCAQFCTHIQNEELYGSLDRLD, from the coding sequence ATGCGGCAACGGATTATCGACAATCTCCCTCGTGCTACCAGGGACTCGGATGCGCTTGCCCCAGTCCGGCGGGAACAGTTTCTCGTCTACCTGATGGGACCGTACCGGACGTTCGATGTCGACGCGCTGCTTCCGGCAGACGCCGATGTCGAAACCGATGCCCCGTCGTTTGCTACGTGGGACGAGACCAGCGGGGAGTACGCCGAAGACGACGTCTTGCGGCTCCTTCAGGAAACTCGAGACTGTCTCCGCGACCGTGGATTCAATGCCTTCCTCGCGATCGACGTCGGAATCTCCCTCGATGAGATAGATGCCGCCACACAGAGTATCGCGTTTGCGCAGGCGAGTAATGCAACAATTTTCATTGCCCCGCAGGTCGGCGATAACCTCGGTGTCGGGATCGAGATCGGAAGCGTCCTCGAGGATCTCCTATCAACGGATGCGATGCGAGGCCCCGCAGCCGACGCGACCCCACCAGAGCGCGCACGGCGGATCATGGTCGCGACCGAACCATCGGTTCGAAGTGCAATGCTTGGAGCCGTCAATACCCGCTGGGACGCCAGCGTCCGGACGTTTACCGATGCCAAGGACTGCTGTCGACTCTGCGCGCAGTTCTGTACCCACATTCAGAACGAAGAGCTCTATGGCTCGCTCGATCGCCTCGACTGA
- the tnpA gene encoding IS200/IS605 family transposase has translation MGTTECPKYRHSVLDEIEQSLDTSFREVCNEYNYEILSLHISPDHVHLFVSAHPKNSPSEIARKIKSITAREMWQQHESLLENYFWGGGFWEESYYIGTAGEVSSQTIEQYIERTEHV, from the coding sequence ATGGGAACTACCGAATGTCCAAAGTATCGCCACTCAGTGCTTGATGAGATAGAACAGTCGTTAGATACATCGTTCAGAGAGGTGTGTAACGAGTACAACTACGAGATATTATCGTTGCATATCTCGCCCGACCACGTACATCTGTTTGTTTCAGCACATCCGAAGAATTCCCCGAGCGAGATTGCACGGAAAATCAAGAGCATTACAGCCAGAGAGATGTGGCAGCAACACGAATCTCTTTTGGAAAACTACTTCTGGGGTGGTGGATTCTGGGAAGAGTCGTACTACATTGGAACGGCTGGTGAGGTATCTAGCCAGACGATTGAACAGTATATCGAACGTACTGAACACGTCTAA
- a CDS encoding class I SAM-dependent methyltransferase yields the protein MTESDTDARNNERTDETNASCAITPGEDGDAGISADWAKRVWSAGSYAETAPSYLSMAAALVEKTAVSPEDEVLDVGCGTGNVAITAARRGASVTGIDISPTLLEQARTNAETAGVEDVSWQEGDATALPFEDNSFDVVLSNLGHMYGDPPEAATRELLRVTRPGGRIGVTSWTPSSLYPSMGGVAMSLLTPEDLPDFSAPPFLWGDPGTVRDRFGDAVETLQFETDTVQYPALSPDAFREQTVSTSGLFIEILDGVDDSDRQTLRKQLTETIEPYFDERANAVELEYLLSTATVN from the coding sequence ATGACGGAATCAGACACCGATGCTCGGAATAACGAACGGACGGACGAAACGAACGCCAGCTGTGCGATCACCCCGGGCGAGGACGGAGACGCGGGGATATCAGCCGACTGGGCGAAGCGGGTGTGGTCGGCCGGGTCCTACGCGGAGACCGCTCCCAGCTACCTCTCGATGGCGGCAGCGCTGGTGGAAAAGACAGCCGTCTCCCCGGAGGACGAGGTGCTCGACGTCGGCTGTGGCACTGGAAACGTCGCCATCACTGCGGCCCGTCGAGGAGCAAGCGTAACCGGGATAGATATCTCGCCCACGCTGCTGGAGCAGGCCCGAACCAACGCCGAAACCGCCGGTGTCGAGGACGTCTCCTGGCAGGAGGGGGACGCCACGGCCCTCCCGTTCGAGGACAACTCGTTCGACGTGGTGCTGTCCAACCTCGGTCACATGTACGGGGATCCCCCCGAGGCAGCGACCCGAGAACTCCTCCGGGTAACCCGGCCAGGTGGACGGATCGGCGTTACCTCCTGGACGCCCAGCAGCCTGTATCCGTCGATGGGTGGCGTGGCCATGTCACTCCTTACGCCGGAAGACCTCCCGGACTTTTCGGCACCGCCGTTCCTGTGGGGCGACCCCGGAACCGTCCGCGACCGGTTCGGGGACGCGGTCGAGACGCTCCAGTTCGAAACGGACACGGTACAGTATCCGGCCCTCTCTCCGGACGCCTTCCGAGAACAGACGGTGTCGACCTCGGGACTGTTCATCGAGATTCTCGATGGCGTCGACGACAGTGACCGTCAAACTCTCCGAAAACAGCTGACCGAAACCATCGAGCCATACTTCGACGAACGGGCGAACGCAGTCGAACTGGAGTATCTGCTCTCGACGGCAACCGTCAACTGA